A genomic region of Alistipes megaguti contains the following coding sequences:
- a CDS encoding RagB/SusD family nutrient uptake outer membrane protein: MKKTYSALLVLATVLCASCTDLLNLESETSVTTNYLQTDKEGLKRAIAGLYVYERDNIVDNSNEKGIVIIPQLFDFNTDIFLFNAGNWASLGRLTDLTPDSGILEDYWKFFYAIAGRANEIIASARNLGLDDPEVYTIYGEACLFRARAYFELWKRFERIYLNTEPTDASNLDKEYKPASREEVFSLLKEDLDTAIDALSYSLPVYNNGVMYGMYTKATAKHVRAQVAMWEEDWDCVIRQTEDILRDARGITELEKDPADIFNSENLRSKEILYAYQFSKNTGGGGTVQGTTLAGHPISVYVTSRYSSVSGAVCSSDQGGFGYGRDYPNKHLLDMYGPKDKRIDCYFVTKFYYNDPTSPKFGQKIVPGTGAGTSGASYITNIHPMSRKHADFWTNADDPERKTSFRDLVVYRLAETVLMCCEAYYHKGDNVNAVKYYNMTYERAGNDPFDGTLTLEDILDEYARELNFEGVRWPLLKRLGLLGSYCKQWEGESIAENPYLDKDYTYARQNFVIGKHECWPIPSNQILLMGGSDVYPQNPGWN, translated from the coding sequence ATGAAAAAGACATATTCCGCGCTCCTCGTTCTGGCAACCGTCCTGTGCGCCTCATGCACCGACCTGCTGAATCTCGAATCGGAGACCTCGGTAACCACCAACTACCTCCAAACCGACAAGGAGGGTCTCAAAAGAGCCATTGCCGGCCTCTATGTCTATGAACGGGATAACATCGTGGACAACTCCAACGAAAAGGGAATCGTCATCATCCCTCAGCTCTTCGACTTCAATACCGACATCTTCCTCTTCAATGCCGGAAACTGGGCCTCGCTGGGTCGACTGACCGATCTGACCCCCGACTCGGGAATTCTCGAAGACTACTGGAAGTTCTTTTATGCCATTGCCGGCCGCGCCAATGAAATCATCGCCTCGGCCCGGAACCTCGGACTCGACGATCCCGAAGTGTACACCATCTACGGAGAAGCCTGTCTCTTCCGCGCCCGCGCCTATTTCGAACTCTGGAAACGTTTCGAACGCATCTATCTGAATACCGAACCGACGGATGCCTCGAATCTCGACAAGGAGTACAAGCCCGCCTCTCGCGAAGAGGTATTCTCGCTGCTCAAGGAGGATCTCGATACAGCCATCGACGCCCTCTCCTATTCACTTCCCGTTTACAACAATGGAGTCATGTACGGCATGTACACCAAAGCCACGGCCAAACACGTCCGGGCCCAGGTGGCCATGTGGGAAGAGGACTGGGACTGCGTCATCCGCCAGACCGAGGATATCCTCCGCGATGCCCGGGGTATCACCGAACTGGAGAAGGATCCGGCAGATATTTTCAACTCCGAAAACCTGCGCTCTAAGGAGATTCTCTATGCCTATCAGTTCTCCAAGAACACCGGAGGCGGAGGTACCGTCCAAGGTACCACTCTGGCCGGACACCCCATCTCCGTCTATGTCACGTCCCGCTACTCGAGTGTCTCGGGCGCCGTCTGCTCAAGTGATCAGGGCGGTTTCGGATACGGACGCGACTATCCCAACAAGCACCTGCTCGACATGTACGGTCCCAAGGACAAACGCATCGACTGCTATTTCGTGACCAAGTTCTACTACAACGACCCCACCTCCCCGAAATTCGGACAAAAGATCGTTCCGGGAACCGGCGCAGGAACCTCCGGAGCCTCCTACATCACGAACATCCATCCGATGAGCCGCAAGCACGCTGACTTCTGGACGAACGCGGACGACCCGGAACGCAAGACCAGTTTCCGCGATCTGGTGGTCTATCGGCTGGCTGAAACGGTGCTGATGTGCTGCGAGGCCTATTACCACAAGGGCGACAACGTCAACGCCGTCAAATACTACAACATGACCTATGAACGGGCCGGGAACGATCCGTTCGATGGAACGCTGACTCTCGAAGACATCCTCGACGAATATGCCCGCGAGTTGAATTTCGAAGGGGTAAGATGGCCCTTGCTCAAACGTCTCGGACTGCTGGGCTCCTACTGCAAGCAGTGGGAGGGTGAATCCATCGCCGAAAACCCCTATCTGGACAAGGATTACACCTATGCCCGCCAAAATTTCGTGATCGGCAAGCACGAATGCTGGCCGATTCCCAGCAACCAGATCCTGTTGATGGGCGGTTCGGATGTGTATCCGCAGAATCCCGGATGGAACTGA
- a CDS encoding BACON domain-containing protein: protein MKTTKLILWLTSILLLAACSEKEMEPAYFNIDATEVTMPDSQAGSTDVLLATNCNPSVTVEESAAEWLSATITPRCLTLTCTENTAPEARSGKALILAGTSQISVTVTQPGHVDEEQPEDPDEGDPDDPDQPVTSYELYDVYYENGKAAGIVFWASEDHQSALVVSLDRSEMVPWSYDGTRTIGTGNSDGAANTELLRASEEAADIPALAFCDQHGAGWYWPSLSELQTLFEAYNGTSYEEATRTVPADITDEEKAARASFDKLLTDNGGTAMNLAGETENGDAYWSSTEQTYKEVTYGSSFRFGKAYASGGGDMQVKTKSSRYIRCIKAVSVGGSETPEDPDDPVETKFPVYRENGEAVGIIYWTSEDGKTSKVLSLKRVEAPWSNNGANILGATSTDDGAANTAVLKASVEAADIPALVLCNSLGDDWYWPSINELVEIFGIYNGIPYADAADENGKYHVPDEITDAEKEARAAFDLSLTTYGGDAMNTAAPTENGNRYWSSTEYVTEAGDKAYGSFMVFGKAYMSVLADQAGKTNASGGRYVRCIRIINNN from the coding sequence ATGAAAACGACTAAACTCATCCTGTGGCTGACGTCGATCCTGCTCCTGGCGGCGTGCAGCGAGAAAGAGATGGAGCCGGCGTACTTCAATATCGACGCAACGGAAGTGACCATGCCCGACAGCCAGGCCGGTTCGACGGACGTCCTGCTGGCCACGAACTGCAATCCCTCGGTGACGGTCGAAGAGAGCGCCGCCGAATGGCTCTCGGCAACAATCACCCCGCGCTGTCTGACCCTTACCTGCACCGAAAACACCGCCCCCGAGGCCCGAAGCGGCAAGGCTTTGATTCTGGCCGGCACCTCGCAGATCTCGGTCACCGTCACACAGCCCGGACATGTCGACGAAGAGCAGCCCGAAGATCCGGATGAAGGAGATCCCGATGATCCCGATCAGCCGGTCACCTCCTACGAACTCTACGACGTCTATTACGAGAACGGCAAGGCCGCCGGTATCGTCTTCTGGGCCTCCGAGGATCATCAATCGGCCCTGGTCGTCAGCCTCGACCGTTCGGAAATGGTGCCCTGGTCCTATGACGGAACCCGCACGATCGGTACCGGGAACTCGGACGGTGCGGCCAACACCGAACTGCTCCGGGCAAGCGAAGAGGCGGCTGACATCCCTGCCCTGGCCTTCTGCGACCAGCACGGCGCAGGTTGGTACTGGCCTTCGCTCAGCGAACTGCAGACCCTCTTCGAGGCCTACAACGGAACCTCCTACGAGGAGGCAACACGAACCGTACCGGCCGATATCACGGACGAGGAGAAGGCCGCCCGCGCATCCTTCGACAAACTGCTCACCGACAATGGGGGTACGGCCATGAACCTGGCCGGCGAAACCGAAAACGGCGACGCCTACTGGTCCAGTACCGAACAGACCTACAAGGAGGTCACCTATGGCTCGAGCTTCCGATTCGGCAAAGCCTATGCATCCGGTGGCGGAGACATGCAGGTCAAGACCAAAAGCAGCAGATACATCCGTTGCATCAAGGCCGTATCGGTCGGCGGATCGGAAACACCCGAGGATCCCGATGATCCCGTCGAAACGAAATTCCCGGTCTACCGGGAAAATGGCGAGGCGGTCGGAATCATCTATTGGACCTCGGAGGACGGAAAAACTTCCAAGGTACTGAGTCTGAAACGCGTCGAGGCTCCCTGGTCCAACAACGGAGCCAATATTCTGGGTGCTACGAGTACCGATGACGGGGCTGCCAACACGGCTGTCCTCAAGGCCAGCGTCGAGGCTGCCGACATCCCGGCCTTGGTGCTCTGCAACTCTCTGGGCGACGATTGGTACTGGCCGTCGATCAACGAACTGGTAGAGATCTTCGGCATCTACAACGGCATTCCCTACGCCGATGCCGCCGATGAAAACGGCAAATACCACGTTCCCGACGAAATCACCGACGCGGAAAAAGAGGCGCGCGCCGCTTTCGACCTCTCGCTGACCACCTACGGCGGAGACGCAATGAACACCGCGGCCCCCACGGAAAACGGCAACCGCTACTGGAGCAGTACGGAATACGTAACCGAAGCCGGCGACAAGGCCTACGGATCATTCATGGTTTTCGGTAAGGCCTATATGTCCGTACTGGCCGATCAGGCAGGAAAGACAAATGCCTCCGGTGGCCGATATGTCCGCTGCATCCGGATCATCAACAACAACTGA